One part of the Sebastes fasciatus isolate fSebFas1 chromosome 8, fSebFas1.pri, whole genome shotgun sequence genome encodes these proteins:
- the fitm2 gene encoding acyl-coenzyme A diphosphatase FITM2 — MAAVDVIVDNLVTLWRIPAVRLNFPWIFLLIAAVGSILKELELVPQTYFSSNRNALNVYFVKVSWGWTLLLLTPFVLLSNSSFSRSVSFLSRRLLSLVVATAIWYVCTETFFYIENATGSCFETGSMDVMNEVFATKASCRRAGFRWQGYDISGHSFILAYSALLIVEETAPMASLKTASLSALPRQVLNLLYVALNLIVIVWVWMFACTSVYFHDPSHKLLGTICGLLGWYLTYRVWYLKPLSPGLPPQRHPKEQKQHA, encoded by the exons ATGGCAGCGGTGGATGTCATTGTGGATAACTTGGTGACTCTCTGGAGGATTCCGGCCGTCAGACTCAACTTCCCCTGGATATTTCTACTCATAGCGGCCGTGGGGTCGATCCTGAAGGAGCTGGAGCTCGTCCCGCAGACGTATTTCAGCAGCAACAGGAACGCCCTGAATGT GTATTTTGTCAAAGTGTCCTGGGgttggacgctgctgctgctgaccccCTTCGTCCTCCTCTCCAACTCCTCCTTCAGCCGTAGCGTGTCCTTCCTCAGCCGCCGGCTGCTGTCTCTGGTGGTGGCGACGGCCATCTGGTACGTCTGCACCGAGACCTTCTTCTACATCGAGAACGCCACCGGCTCGTGTTTTGAAACCGGCAGCATGGATGTCATGAACGAGGTGTTTGCAACCAAAGCCAGCTGCAGGCGGGCCGGCTTCCGCTGGCAAGGCTATGACATCTCGGGACACTCCTTCATCCTGGCCTACTCTGCTCTCCTCATCGTGGAGGAAACGGCGCCGATGGCCTCCCTGAAGACAGCCAGTCTCTCCGCGCTGCCCAGGCAGGTCCTCAACCTACTGTACGTGGCCTTGAATCTGATAGTGATCGTTTGGGTGTGGATGTTTGCCTGCACCTCTGTTTACTTCCACGACCCGTCTCACAAGTTGTTAGGGACCATATGCGGCCTGTTGGGGTGGTATCTGACATATAGGGTGTGGTATCTAAAACCTTTGTCACCGGGACTCCCCCCTCAGCGCCACCCGAAAGAACAGAAACAACACGCCTAA